The sequence AGGGGCGGTGTCCGTGACCGCCCCGCACCCGAAGTGAACCGCACATCGAACGAAGATCCAAAGGCTGCATTGGAGACCGTTGTCATTGCCGCGTCGTAACCCTCGTGGGGTATCGTCCCGCCGTCGTTGACCAGGGGAGAAGCGCATGGGGCCGGACGGGCGCAGCGGAGGGGCCGAACGGGTGGTCGGCCTCGGCACGATCGCCCGCGAGTGGGGCCGGATCGGGATCACCGGCTTCGGCGGGCCGCCCGCGCACATCCTGCTGCTGCGCCGGCTCTGCGTGGAGCGGCGGCGGTGGCTGACCCCCGAGGAGTTCGAGGACGGCATCGCGGCGACCAATCTGCTGCCCGGTCCGGCCTCCACCCAGCTGGCCGTCCTGACCGCGTGGCGGCTGCGCGGCGCGCCCGGCGCGCTGGTCGGCGGGGTCTGCTTCGTCGGGCCCGGGCTGGTGCTGATCCTCGCGCTGGCGGCGCTGTTCCTGGCCGGCGACCCGCCGCTCTGGGTGCTCGGCGCGGCGGCCGGCGCCGGGGCGGCGGTACCGGCGGTCGCGGTGCAGGCGGCCACCTCGCTGGTCCCGGCGAGCCTCGGCCGGATCGGCCGGACCGGGGCCGCCCGTGCCCGCTGGGCCGGGTACGCGCTGGCCGGGGCGGTGGCGGCGGTGCTGACCGGGCCCTGGCTGGTCCTGGTGCTGATCGCCGCCGGACTGGCCGAGATCGCCGTCCGGGGCGGAAGGGGCGACCGGGAACCCGGCGGACCGGGCGGACCGGGCGGACTCGGCGGACCGGGCGCCCGGTCCGGGCTGCCGCTCGCCACCGGGCCGCTCGCCCTCGGCGGGCTCGGCGGGCTCGGGGCGGTGGCCTGGGTGGCGTTCAAGGTGGGCGCGCTCTCCTACGGGGGAGGGTTCGTGATCATCCCGCTGATGCGGGACGACGCGGTCAACCGCTACCACTGGATGACCGACGGACAGTTCCTCAACGCCGTAGCCCTCGGCCAGGTCACCCCGGGGCCGGTGGTGCACACCGTCGCGGCGGTCGGCTACGCGGCGGCCGGGCTCGGCGGCGGCCTGCTCGCGGCGGCGGTCGCGTTCGCGCCGTCCTTCCTCTTCGTGCTCCTCGGCGGCCGTCACTTCGACCGGCTCCGGGCCGACCGGCGGGTGCGGGACTTCCTCACCGGCGCCGGACCGGCCGTGACCGGCGCCATCGCCGGCTCCGCGCTGCCGCTGGCCGCCTCGCTCGGGTACGGCTGGCAGTGGGGCGTGCTGGCGGGGGCGCTGCTCTGGCTGGTGCTCGCCCGGCGGGGCGTGGTGCTCGCCCTGCTGGCCGCCGGCGCGGCCGGGGTGCTCGCCGTGGCCGCCGGACTGCCGCCGGCCTGAGCGGCCGACGGTTTGCACCGCGGACGGCCCGCGCTGCCGACGGCCCGAGTGGGCAACGGCCCGCGCTGCCGACGGCCCGAGTGGGCAACGGCCTGCGCGGCCGATGGTCCGAGCCGCCCCCGGCCCCGGCCGTGCCGAACGTCCGGACCGGCGTGAACCGGGGACGGGAGCGCTCACCCGGGCGGGTGAGCCCGGTTTGCGCGCCCCCGAGCGCCTGCACCACGATCGACGCCCGTGAAGATCACCACGGCCCGGTCCGTCCACCGCCTCGCGGAACTCGCGCTCACCGAAGGGCGGATGACGAACAGTCAGAACTGTGCGGACTGCCGACCGGCACGGCCCCCGGGGTCGCCCCGAAGCCCGGTCCGGGAGCGTCCCGTCCCGGCCGGCGGCGACCTCCGTCCGCCCGCGCTCGTCGTCCGCCTGTGCGCCCGGCTGCTGATGCGCCGGTCGTCCGCCGACCGGTCGCCCCCGGCCGTCGACGGCCGCTACGGCCCGGACCGGCCCGCCGACCCCCGGCCGCTCACCCTGCTGCTGCTCGGCGACTCGCTCGCCCTCGGCCCCGGAGCCGTCCCGCCGGGCGGGACCCTCGGCGCCCGTCTCGCCCGCTCCCTCGGCGAGCACCTGGACCGGCCCGTCGACCTCCGGGTCCTGGCCCGGCCCGGCGCCACCACGGACGCCCTGCGGCACCAGCTCGCCCTGGCCTCCCGGCTCAGGCCCGGCATCGCGGTAGTGGCCGTGGGCGGCGCCGACGCCCTGCTCCCGCTCCCGGTCGGCCGCGCCGCCCGCCGCTTCGTCCTGGTGCTCCGGCGGCTCCGCGACACCGGCTGGCACCCGGTCGTGGCGCCCTGCCCCGACCCCGGCCCCGCACCCGGCCTCCGCGCCCCGGCCCGGTTGCTCGGCGCGCCCCGCGCCCGCCGCCTCGCCCGGCGCCAGATCCGCGCCGCCGAACGCACCGGGACCCCGGTCGGCCCCGCCGGCGGGCCCGGTTCCGCCGAGTACGCCGAGTACGCCGCCCGGATGCTGCCCGCCCTCCTCACCGCCGCCGGAACGCTCCGGGAACAAGGGCCGGGCTCGGGAGCGGTGGCGGCGGCGGGGGCGAGGAGGGCGGGGGCGAGCGAGGAGGTCGGGGCGGGAGCCGACACCGCTGCCGACGCCGCCACCGTCACCGTCACCGCTGCCGCCACCGCTGCCGCCACCGTCACCGACGCCGCGGTCGCCACCGTCACCGACGCGGCGCCCGGTCCCGGCGGCCTCCGGCCACGCCGTCCCGACCGGACGGCTACCCCACCTCCACCGGCTCCAGCTGCAACGACCGCGCCGCCGTCGCGGCCCGCACCAGTGCCCGCATCACCCGCAGGTCCTCACCCTGCTCCGGATGCCACTGCACCCCGAGCGTGAACCCCGGCCCCTCCACCGCCTCCACCGTCCCGTCCGGCGCGTGCGCGCACACCCGCAGCCCGGTCCCCAGCCGGTCCACCGCCTGGTGGTGGAAGGTCGGCACGGTCAGCTCCGGCTCCGGCAGCAGTCCGCCCAGCAGCGTCCCCGGTACCGGCCGCACCACGTGCGTGCCGTACCGGCCGGGCGAGCCCGCGTGCACGTCCACCGCCACCACGTCCGGCAGGTGCTGGATCAGCGTGCCCCCGCACACCACGTTGAGCACCTGCATGCCCCGGCAGATCCCCAGCAGCGGCATCCCGGCCGCCAGCGCCGCCCGCAGCAGCGCCGACTCCCAGACGTCCCGCTCGACCGTGTCCAGATCGGTCAGCGGATGCGGCGGCTGCCCGTAGTAGGCGGGGTCGATGTCCGGTCCGCCCGCGACGACCAGTGCGTCCAGCCGGGCGAGCACCTCCGGCGCGCGCTCGGGGGCGTCGGGCGGCAGCAGCACCGCGATCCCGCCCGCATTCTGTACGTAGGCGGTGTACCGCTCGGGCACCAGGGCCACCCGGCGGTCGCGCCAGTCGCTCCAACTCGCGTCCACCAGATAGGTGCTGACGCCGACAATAGGCCTGCGATCCATGGCGCGCATTCTCCTCCCGTCCCGCCCGGTCACCCGTCAACCTCGCACCTCGGCGCGCCACACCCGTC comes from Streptomyces sp. TLI_053 and encodes:
- the chrA gene encoding chromate efflux transporter; this translates as MGPDGRSGGAERVVGLGTIAREWGRIGITGFGGPPAHILLLRRLCVERRRWLTPEEFEDGIAATNLLPGPASTQLAVLTAWRLRGAPGALVGGVCFVGPGLVLILALAALFLAGDPPLWVLGAAAGAGAAVPAVAVQAATSLVPASLGRIGRTGAARARWAGYALAGAVAAVLTGPWLVLVLIAAGLAEIAVRGGRGDREPGGPGGPGGLGGPGARSGLPLATGPLALGGLGGLGAVAWVAFKVGALSYGGGFVIIPLMRDDAVNRYHWMTDGQFLNAVALGQVTPGPVVHTVAAVGYAAAGLGGGLLAAAVAFAPSFLFVLLGGRHFDRLRADRRVRDFLTGAGPAVTGAIAGSALPLAASLGYGWQWGVLAGALLWLVLARRGVVLALLAAGAAGVLAVAAGLPPA
- a CDS encoding GDSL-type esterase/lipase family protein; this encodes MKITTARSVHRLAELALTEGRMTNSQNCADCRPARPPGSPRSPVRERPVPAGGDLRPPALVVRLCARLLMRRSSADRSPPAVDGRYGPDRPADPRPLTLLLLGDSLALGPGAVPPGGTLGARLARSLGEHLDRPVDLRVLARPGATTDALRHQLALASRLRPGIAVVAVGGADALLPLPVGRAARRFVLVLRRLRDTGWHPVVAPCPDPGPAPGLRAPARLLGAPRARRLARRQIRAAERTGTPVGPAGGPGSAEYAEYAARMLPALLTAAGTLREQGPGSGAVAAAGARRAGASEEVGAGADTAADAATVTVTAAATAAATVTDAAVATVTDAAPGPGGLRPRRPDRTATPPPPAPAATTAPPSRPAPVPASPAGPHPAPDATAPRA
- a CDS encoding gamma-glutamyl-gamma-aminobutyrate hydrolase family protein produces the protein MDRRPIVGVSTYLVDASWSDWRDRRVALVPERYTAYVQNAGGIAVLLPPDAPERAPEVLARLDALVVAGGPDIDPAYYGQPPHPLTDLDTVERDVWESALLRAALAAGMPLLGICRGMQVLNVVCGGTLIQHLPDVVAVDVHAGSPGRYGTHVVRPVPGTLLGGLLPEPELTVPTFHHQAVDRLGTGLRVCAHAPDGTVEAVEGPGFTLGVQWHPEQGEDLRVMRALVRAATAARSLQLEPVEVG